The following are encoded together in the Phocoena sinus isolate mPhoSin1 chromosome 11, mPhoSin1.pri, whole genome shotgun sequence genome:
- the MDC1 gene encoding mediator of DNA damage checkpoint protein 1 isoform X1 yields MLGATTMIMEDTQVINWEVEQEEEVEERPSESLECSLEPLGRLRIFSSSYGPEKDFPLYLGKNVVGRMPDCSVALPYSSISKQHAVIEILAWDKAPVLRDCGSLNGTQILRPPKVLGPGVSHRLRDRELILFADLPCQYHRLDVPLPFVSRGPLTIEETPGVQGGTQPHRLLLAEDSEEEVDSLSEKCVVKGPRTSFLATVVPESDEEGSSSPLDIPGPPFAFNLNSDTDEEESQQPGAGEGSSAARRVTAAETEQPKPVTTGIQLEKDQCSVKEKNNDTKVERSARSRVVPVGVILERSQPTGEDSDTDVDDESGPLRRLTGVHLERAQPCGFIDSDTDVEEEGIPATPAVVPVRKRHSFHEVGTESPRAPGVAHQQESLAGSDTDIEEGEAPLTVPLDKSRASVVIDSNTDDKEEVSAALTLAHLRESRAVAWNRDPDAEDDRAQPVALLEQSQASAGRDSDTDVKEKGLPVEKTGTVPRGHTGKAYSEKSHPPLRDSDTEVTEEKSSPGFHLERSQASATVHINTQVVEEVPPGPAVILLEKHQVPVAWTHQTDVEAEGGPAKLPVVYLEEARPPLARDCDPDAEENTSLAASAVADVRKSQLQAEEDTGTEWAVAVLEQGRAFMAGAQGGSPAAQVEQDLLPVSRNNIADLVVDTVTPGEPTQPQRRGAQTPTEREREPHVDRTMDSGDNHDVLKPGKSKIPADSVSDSEDMDLQATQCFVERENQSLEVPSMEDEPTQAFLFTLPQEPGPSRCSFQATGSLDEPWEVLATQPFCPRESEASEPQPIATHIEAHASCPSPPTAAPQEQHPESPVHAEPLGIQGRGMQTVEEDMGTPRETAERVTPEREPLERETEKLPSEGEREDVMGEEESTRGIQDREQKQVLARDTQKQESDKKVKSASTERDMESLKVEIETPEEIQEKEREKQTLTREIFDREAEKPVAERECEAGGLQGKVPKVMLDRGPQTGETEAGGQDQKGQASGSTPEPGVGAGDLQGLASDPIASGSQSGGGRGAPVGPRRQQRGYLNCKMPPAEKASRGNQESPDACRPPALQEASAPLQNPLISQSQKHPAPQSLLSPSLPPLERPIPRTRQNESQEALETPFSSELDSLHPKPKVKPQGSSPISSVPLEPHPTASTDQLVTPKPTSRATGGRTLRSSVKTPERNVSTVPELQPSAHTDQAVTPKPTTRATRGRTQRASVKTPEPVISTAPGPQPSTPTDQAVTPKPTSRATRGRTQRASVKTPEPVFTTAPETHPSTPTDQPVTPKPTSQATRGRTQRASVKAPKPVIATAPEPQPSTPTDQPVTPKSTSRATRGRTQRASVKTPEPVISTAPEPQPSTPTDQPVTPKPTSQATRGRTQRASVKAPEPVISTAPEPQPSTPTDQPVTPKPTSPATRDRTQRASVKTPEPVISTAPEPQPSTPTDQPVTPKPTSRATRGRTQRASVKAPEPVISTAPEPQPSTPTDQPVTPKPTSQATRGRTQRASVKAPEPVISTAPEPQPSTPTDQPVTQKPTSRATRGRTQRVSVKAPKPVIATAPEPQPSTPTDQPVTPKPTSQATRGRTQRASVKTPEPVIATAPAPQPSTPTDQPVTPKLTSQATRGRTLRSSVKTPERNVPTAPELQPSAHTDQPVTPKPTSQATRGRTLRSSVKTPERNVPTAPELQPSAHTDQPVTPKPTSRAPQGRTLRSSAKAPEPVVPITPEPQPSTSKDQSLTPEPTSQATRGRTQRSSVKTSQSTEATAPDLEPSSPTEQPVTPKVIAQGGQSRTLRSSTVNAVPVPTTPESHSPVPTGEPIPPEPIPEANCSRRPRATRKHGSLTAHVHEPYSAPSEPNSSRDQRRGAVRAAESLSTIPEPAFAQLPEAPTRAPQIPKGEAADRSGFTPEPQPEASQNRKRPLATADSPPLQKRLQRGEVPQKTAFLKEEEENPAAKQRKEEVRRGLESPSLERAWGLGNSHQVLSQPQDVVIPGPGKRKREQTEEEPREIPSRSLRRTKPLQESTAPKVLFTGVVDAHGERAVLALGGSLASSVAEASHLVTDRIRRTVKFLCALGRGIPILSLDWLHQSHKAGCFLPPAEYVVTDPEQEKNFGFSLREALSRARERRLLEGYEIHVTPGVQPPPPQMGEIISCCGGTVLPSMPRSYKPQRVVITCSQDFPRCAIPFRVGLPILSPEFLLTGVLKQEAKPEAFVLSTLEVSST; encoded by the exons ATGCTTGGGGCGACGACTATG ATCATGGAAGACACCCAGGTTATTAACTGGGAAGTTGAACAAGAGGAGGAGGTTGAAGAGAGACCCAGTGAATCTTTGGAGTGTAGCTTGGAGCCCCTTGGGCGACTGCGTATCTTCAGTAGTTCCTATGGACCAGAAAAAG ATTTCCCATTATACCTTGGGAAGAATGTGGTAGGCCGAATGCCTGATTGCTCTGTGGCCCTGCCCTATTCATCTATCTCCAAACAACATGCGGTGATTGAAATCTTGGCCTGGGACAAGGCGCCTGTCCTCCGGGATTGTGGAAGCCTCAATGGTACTCAAATCCTGAGGCCTCCTAAGGTCCTGGGCCCTGGGGTGAGTCATCGTTTGAGGGACCGGGAGTTGATTCTCTTTGCTGACTTGCCCTGCCAGTACCATCGCTTGGATGTCCCCCTGCCCTTTGTCTCCCGGGGCCCTCTAACTATAGAGGAGACACCCGGGGTACAGGGAGGAACTCAACCCCACAGGCTTCTGTTGGCTGAGGACTCAGAGGAAGAAGTAG ATTCTCTTTCTGAAAAGTGTGTGGTGAAAGGACCAAGGACCTCCTTTTTGGCAACAGTAGTTCCAGAGAG CGATGAAGAGGGATCTTCCTCTCCCCTGGATATCCCTGGGCCACCTTTTGCCTTCAACTTGAACAGTGACACAGATGAGGAAGAAAGTCAGCAACCAGGAGCAGGGGAGGGCTCCTCAGCTGCCAGAAGAGTCACCGCTGCAGAGACAGAACAGCCTAAACCTGTCACAACTGGAATCCAGCTTGAAAAGGATCAGTGTTcagtgaaggagaagaacaatGACACGAAAGTTGAGAGGAGCGCGAGGAGTAGGGTGGTTCCAGTTGGAGTGATTCTGGAGAGGAGCCAGCCTACTGGAGAGGACAGTGACACAGATGTGGATGATGAGAGCGGGCCTCTGAGAAGGCTCACTGGGGTCCATCTGGAAAGGGCCCAGCCTTGTGGCTTCATAGACAGTGATACTGATGTGGAAGAAGAGGGGATCCCTGCGACCCCAGCTGTAGTTCCTGTGAGGAAGAGGCACAGCTTCCATGAAGTTGGTACAGAGAGTCCTCGGGCACCTGGCGTGGCACATCAGCAGGAGAGCCTGGCTGGTAGTGATACAGATATAGAGGAGGGGGAGGCCCCCCTGACTGTCCCTCTGGACAAAAGCCGAGCCTCTGTCGTGATCGATAGCAATACAGATGACAAGGAAGAAGTCTCAGCAGCGCTCACGCTGGCACATCTACGAGAGAGCCGGGCTGTCGCGTGGAACAGAGATCCAGATGCAGAAGACGATAGGGCCCAACCGGTGGCCCTTCTGGAGCAAAGCCAAGCCTCTGCTGGGAGAGACAGTGACACAGACGTGAAGGAAAAGGGGCTCCCAGTGGAGAAGACAGGAACTGTTCCCAGGGGTCACACGGGCAAGGCATATTCAGAAAAGAGTCATCCTCCCCTCAGGGACAGTGATACAGAGGTAACGGAAGAGAAGAGCTCACCAGGGTTCCACCTGGAGAGAAGCCAAGCCTCTGCCACAGTGCATATCAACACACAAGTAGTGGAGGAAGTCCCACCAGGGCCAGCTGTTATACTTCTGGAGAAGCATCAAGTACCTGTAGCATGGACACATCAAACAGATGTGGAAGCTGAAGGAGGCCCAGCAAAGCTGCCTGTGGTGTATCTAGAAGAAGCCCGGCCTCCTCTAGCTAGGGACTGTGACCCAGATGCGGAGGAGAACACATCCTTAGCAGCCTCAGCAGTGGCAGATGTAAGAAAGAGCCAGCTTCAGGCAGAAGAAGATACTGGGACAGAGTGGGCTGTAGCTGTTCTTGAACAGGGCAGGGCTTTTATGGCTGGGGCCCAGGGTGGGTCACCTGCGGCCCAAGTGGAGCAGGACCTTCTCCCTGTCTCAAGGAATAACATAGCAGATCTGGTGGTGGACACAGTCACTCCAGGGGAACCCACCCAGCCACAGAGACGGGGGGCCCAGACCcccacagaaagggagagagaaccaCATGTGGATAGGACCATGGACTCTGGAGACAACCACGATG ttctaaagcctgggaagtccaagataccagcagattcagtgtctg ATTCTGAAGATATGGACCTGCAAGCTACCCAGTGCTTTGTGGAGAGAGAGAATCAGAGCCTGGAAG TCCCCAGCATGGAGGATGAACCCACCCAGGCCTTCCTGTTTACTCTGCCCCAAGAGCCTGGCCCTTCCCGTTGCAGCTTCCAGGCCACAG GTTCCTTGGATGAGCCATGGGAGGTCTTGGCTACACAGCCATTCTGTCCGAGAGAGTCTGaagcctctgagcctcagcccaTTGCCACCCACATTGAAGCCCATGCATCTTGCCCCTCTCCACCTACGGCAGCACCACAAGAGCAACATCCAGAGAGTCCAGTTCATGCAGAGCCACTGGGGATTCAAGGCAGAGGGATGCAGACTGTGGAGGAAGACATGGGTACACCAAGAGAGACAGCAGAGAGGGTGACCCCTGAGAGAGAGCCATTGGAGAGGGAAACTGAGAAACTGCCCtcggaaggagagagggaagatgtGATGGGAGAGGAAGAATCAACCAGGGGGATACAGGACAGAGAACAAAAACAGGTGTTAGCTAGAGATACTCAGAAACAAGAGTCtgacaaaaaagtaaaaagtgcaAGTACTGAAAGGGATATGGAGAGTTTGAAGGTAGAAATTGAGACACCCgaggaaatacaagagaaagagagagaaaagcagactCTTACAAGAGAAATATttgacagagaagcagagaaaccaGTAGCAGAGAGAGAGTGTGAGGCAGGTGGGTTACAAGGGAAGGTACCCAAAGTGATGCTGGACAGAGGCCCACAGACAGGGGAGACAGAGGCGGGGGGCCAGGACCAGAAAGGCCAGGCCTCAGGTTCGACACCAGAGCCTGGAGTGGGGGCGGGAGACCTTCAGGGACTTGCTTCAGACCCCATAGCTTCTGGGAGCCAGTCAGGTGGAGGAAGGGGTGCCCCAGTGGGCCCCAGGAGGCAGCAGAGAG GCTACTTGAATTGCAAGATGCCACCTGCTGAGAAGGCTTCCAGG GGTAATCAGGAATCCCCAGATGCTTGTCGGCCTCCTGCACTGCAGGAGGCTTCAGCGCCTCTCCAAAACCCCCTCATCTCTCAGAGCCAGAAACATCCTGCCCCTCAGTCCCTCCTTTCGCCCTCTCTACCTCCTTTAGAACGGCCCATTCCCAGGACCAGACAAAATGAGAGTCAGGAAGCTCTGGAGACTCCCTTTTCCTCAGAGCTGGACTCTCTTCACCCAAAACCCAAAGTCAAGCCCCAAGGGTCCTCTCCAATTTCTTCTGTACCCCTTGAGCCCCACCCTACCGCTTCCACAGACCAGCTTGTCACCCCCAAGCCCACATCTCGGGCCACTGGGGGCAGGACACTTAGGTCCTCTGTCAAAACCCCTGAACGAAATGTCTCCACAGTCCCTGAGCTCCAGCCTTCTGCCCACACAGACCAGGCTGTCACCCCCAAACCCACAACTCGGGCCACTCGGGGCAGGACACAGAGGGCTTCTGTCAAGACTCCCGAACCAGTTATCTCCACAGCCCCTGGGCCCCAGCCTTCCACTCCCACAGACCAGGCTGTCACCCCCAAACCCACATCTCGGGCCACTAGGGGGAGGACACAGAGGGCTTCTGTCAAGACTCCTGAACCAGTTTTCACCACAGCCCCTGAGACCCACCCTTCCACTCCCACAGACCAGCCTGTCACCCCCAAACCCACATCTCAGGCCACTAGGGGCAGGACACAGAGGGCTTCAGTCAAAGCTCCCAAACCAGTTATCGCCACAGCCCCTGAGCCCCAGCCTTCCACTCCCACAGACCAGCCTGTCACCCCCAAATCCACATCTCGGGCCACTCGGGGCAGGACACAGAGGGCTTCTGTCAAGACTCCCGAACCAGTTATCTCCACAGCCCCTGAGCCCCAGCCTTCCACTCCCACAGACCAGCCTGTCACCCCCAAACCCACATCTCAGGCCACTCGGGGCAGGACACAGAGGGCTTCTGTCAAGGCTCCTGAACCAGTTATCTCCACAGCCCCTGAGCCCCAGCCTTCCACTCCCACAGACCAGCCTGTCACCCCCAAACCCACATCTCCGGCCACTCGGGACAGGACACAGAGGGCTTCTGTCAAGACTCCCGAACCAGTTATCTCCACAGCCCCTGAGCCCCAGCCTTCCACTCCCACAGACCAGCCTGTCACCCCCAAACCCACATCTCGGGCCACTCGGGGCAGGACACAGAGGGCTTCTGTCAAGGCTCCCGAACCAGTTATCTCCACAGCCCCTGAGCCCCAGCCTTCCACTCCCACAGACCAGCCTGTCACCCCCAAACCCACATCTCAGGCCACTCGGGGCAGGACACAGAGGGCTTCTGTCAAGGCTCCCGAACCAGTTATCTCCACAGCCCCTGAGCCCCAGCCTTCCACTCCCACAGACCAGCCTGTCACCCAAAAACCCACATCTCGGGCCACTCGGGGCAGGACACAGAGGGTTTCTGTCAAGGCTCCCAAACCAGTTATCGCCACAGCCCCTGAGCCCCAGCCTTCCACTCCCACAGACCAGCCTGTCACCCCCAAACCCACATCTCAGGCCACTCGGGGCAGGACACAGAGGGCTTCTGTCAAGACTCCCGAACCAGTTATCGCCACAGCCCCTGCGCCCCAGCCTTCCACCCCCACAGACCAACCTGTCACCCCCAAACTCACATCTCAGGCCACTCGGGGCAGGACACTTAGGTCCTCTGTCAAAACCCCTGAACGAAATGTCCCCACAGCCCCTGAGCTCCAGCCTTCTGCCCACACAGACCAGCCTGTCACCCCCAAACCCACATCTCAGGCCACTCGGGGCAGGACACTTAGGTCCTCTGTCAAAACCCCTGAACGAAATGTCCCCACAGCCCCTGAGCTCCAGCCTTCTGCCCACACAGACCAGCCTGTCACCCCCAAACCCACATCTCGGGCCCCTCAGGGCAGGACACTTAGGTCATCTGCTAAGGCCCCTGAACCAGTTGTCCCCATAACTCCTGAGCCCCAGCCTTCCACCTCTAAAGACCAGTCTCTCACCCCTGAGCCCACATCTCAGGCCACTCGGGGCAGGACACAAAGGTCCTCTGTCAAGACATCCCAGTCAACTGAAGCCACAGCTCCTGACCTTGAACCTTCGTCCCCCACAGAGCAGCCTGTCACCCCCAAAGTCATAGCTCAGGGTGGTCAGAGCAGGACACTAAGGTCTTCTACAGTAAATGCTGTGCCAGTTCCTACCACCCCTGAGTCCCACTCTCCAGTCCCCACAGGAGAGCCTATTCCCCCTGAGCCCATCCCTGAAGCCAATTGCAGCAGGAGGCCAAGGGCCACTAGGAAACATGGGTCTCTCACAGCTCACGTTCATGAACCCTACTCTGCACCCTCCGAACCTAACTCCTCAAGGGACCAGAGACGAGGGGCAGTGAGGGCAGCCGAGTCCCTCAGCACCATTCCTGAGCCTGCCTTTGCCCAGCTTCCCGAGGCACCCACTCGTGCTCCCCAGATCCCAAAGGGGGAGGCAGCAGATAGATCTGGCTTCACCCCAGAGCCCCAGCCTGAGGCCTCTCAAAATCGCAAGAGGCCTTTAGCTACTGCAGACTCACCTCCACTTCAAAAACGGCTCCAAAGAGGAGAAGTTCCCCAGAAGACAGCATTCcttaaggaagaagaagaaaatcctgcagcgaagcagaggaaggaagaggtgaGGCGGGGGCTGGAGTCACCTAGTTTAGAAAGAGCTTGGGGGCTTGGAAACTCCCACCAAGTTCTCTCTCAACCCCAGGATGTAGTGATTCCAGGACCaggcaagagaaagagagagcagacAGAGGAGGAGCCCCGGGAAATACCAAGCCGCAGCCTGCGACGGACCAAACCTCTCCAAGAGTCCACGGCCCCCAAA GTGCTCTTCACAGGCGTGGTGGATGCTCATGGAGAGCGGGCAGTGCTGGCCCTGGGGGGCAGTCTGGCCAGCTCAGTGGCTGAGGCTTCCCACCTGGTGACAGATCGGATCCGCCGGACAGTCAAGTTCCTGTGTGCCCTGGGGCGGGGCATCCCCATCCTCTCCCTGGACTGGCTGCACCAG TCCCACAAGGCAGGTTGCTTCTTGCCCCCGGCTGAATATGTGGTGACTGATCCTGAGCAGGAGAAGAACTTTGGCTTCAGCCTTCGGGAGGCCCTGAGCCGGGCTCGGGAGCGAAGGCTGCTGGAG GGCTATGAGATTCACGTGACCCCAGGGGTCCAGCCACCACCACCTCAGATGGGGGAGATCATCAGCTGCTGTGGAGGCACCGTCCTACCCAGCATGCCCCGGTCCTATAAG ccTCAGAGAGTTGTGATCACATGTTCCCAGGACTTCCCTCGATGTGCCATTCCATTTCGGGTTGGGCTGCCCATCCTCTCACCTGAGTTCCTGCTCACAGGAGTACTAAAGCAGGAAGCCAAGCCAGAGGCCTTTGTCCTCTCCACTTTGGAAGTGTCATCCACCTGA